In the Gossypium raimondii isolate GPD5lz chromosome 9, ASM2569854v1, whole genome shotgun sequence genome, one interval contains:
- the LOC105798125 gene encoding sister chromatid cohesion protein SCC2 isoform X3 has product MRQIQFRMTIWSPWNFMHKFSNTTLQHLSLVKGKNSGGAVFERKPSESSAPLIGQFQRETRGNRNQQTDVVANDMPKSSSKKPKIKKKADDTGSSVLPDPSELQDAIIGNFRELLEDFCSRAQIPTDDRDEMEWLSLPVNDVRMLVNEIMSVRAKRLLHLVPVDILVKLLRVLDHQIHRAEGLSIDECEHQDSDVFSLVFCALESIHASLAIMAHNDMPKQLYHEEIIERILEFSRHQITDVMSAYDPSYRALHKPSENGAVEDDDDEEPDAELGSASKKRRSTKTAKAKKSAMNKVSGAVNAILQKLCTILGLLKDLLLIEKLSDSCVLQLLKTSFTTFLVDNIQLLQLKAIGLLTGIFYSYTQHRTYIIDEMVQLLWKLPVSKRALRAYHLPDEEQRQIQMITALLIQLVHSSANLPEALNQTSIGSPILEVSVDAGYLTKCHESVQDTCCHFWTRVLQRLASVKTQEASELKLMIENLVTDLLTTLNLPEYPAAAPILEVLCVLLLQNAGLKSKDTSVRAMAIDLLGTIAARLKHDALLNRKDKFWISEELLSGDDTDRSYPKGACSICFDGKEEKVLYRCQGCQRFFHSDCMGVREQEGPNRSWYCQFCMCKKQLLVLQSYCESQYKDDEKPKRGRSESSKSSDPITKVEIVQQMLLNHLQDAASADDAHLFVRWCYLCLWYKDGPKSQQNFNYYVSRLRSKAIVRDSGTVSSLFLRDSVKKIALALGQNNSFSRGFDKILYLLLVSLRENSPVIRAKALRAVSIIVEVDPEVLGDKRVQVAVEGRFCDSAISVREAALELVGRHIASHPDVSLKYFEKVAERIKDTGVSVRKRAIKIIRDMCNADPNFSGFTNACIEIISRVSDDESSIQDLVCKTFYEFWFEEPSGMQTQYPGDGSSIPLEVAKKTEQIVETLRQLPNHQFLVTVIKRNLVLDFFPQSAKAAGINPVSLAAVRRRCEVMCKCLLERILQTEETSNVEAEVPTLPYVLALHAFCVVDPSLCMPASDPSQFVITLQPYLKSQVDNRVGAQLLESIIFVIDAVVPLMRKLPPSVGDELKQDLKHMIVRHSFLTVVHACIKCLCSVSRKAGNTGDVVEYLIQLFFKLLDSRATDNKQQVGRSLFCLGLLIRYGNSLFGGSSSKNIDVASSISLFKKYLQMDDFSIKVRSLQALGFALIARPEYMLEKDIGKILEAALAASSNVRLKMQMLQNLLEYLLDAESQMETDKASDDQVQYTVEGGHSVPVAAGAGDTNICGGIVQLYWDNILGRCLDFNEEVRQSALKIVEVVLRQGLVHPITCVPCLIALETDPLDVNQKLAHHLLMNMNEKYPAFFESRLGDGLQLSFIFMRSISGNAHENPNEKSQSKLPGNLKGKSDAGSLTQARLGVSRIYKLIRGNRVARNKFMSSIVRKFDTPIWNDSVIPFLMYCTETLALLPFSSPDEPLYLIYTINRVIQVRAGALEANLKTLSSNLLQTDAQMMTSNNGIVQPDYSQAAYNHMATLDLNGTFQEPPVVQPPFFHMTSIDLNGTIQQNFSYQSISHYPPAIETTMHKMAPSEPRALSKDEIQKIQADVLAATALQLLMKLKRHLKIVYSLNDQRCQAFSPTEPIKPGDVLTRQNVPFDISETQTTLPSTYQELVQRYQEYKNALREDAIDYSTFTANIKRKRPTPRKGGKAVRTNGGGDEDDDYDEEWTGGSGVRRMSNSGRKSYNIRSSSRQR; this is encoded by the exons ATGAGGCAGATTCAGTTTCGCATGACCATTTGGAGCCCTTGGAACTTCATGCACAAGTTCTCCAATACAACCCTGCAGCATTTGA GTCTTGTCAAGGGGAAAAACTCTGGTGGCGCTGTGTTTGAAAGGAAGCCATCTGAGTCAAGTGCTCCTCTTATTGGTCAATTCCAAAGAGAGACTCGCGGCAATCGCAATCAGCAGACTGATGTTGTTGCTAAT GATATGCCAAAATCGTCTTCCAAGAagccaaaaataaagaaaaaggctGATGACACTGGGTCATCAGTTCTACCAGATCCTTCAGAGCTTCAAG ATGCTATAATTGGGAACTTCCGTGAGCTGCTAGAAGACTTCTGCAGCAGAGCTCAAATTCCTACTGATGATAGGGATGAGATGGAGTGGTTATCATTGCCAGTTAATGATGTTAGAATGCTTGTAAATGAAATTATGTCAGTACGTGCAAAGAGACTTCTACATTTGGTTCCTGTAGATATTCTTGTGAAATTGTTACGGGTTCTAGATCATCAGATACATCGGGCAGAAGGCTTGTCTATTGATGAATGTGAACAT CAAGACTCAGATGTATTCTCATTAGTATTCTGTGCCCTGGAGTCCATTCATGCTTCTTTGGCAATAATGGCACATAATGACATGCCAAAGCAATTATACCATGAAGAG ATTATTGAAAGGATTTTAGAATTCTCTAGGCACCAGATAACAGATGTTATGTCAGCTTATGACCCATCATATCGTGCCTTGCATAAACCAAGTGAAAATGGAGCAGTTGAAG atgatgatgatgaggagCCTGATGCTGAACTGGGGTCTGCTAGCAAGAAAAGACGCAGTACCAAGACTGCTAAAGCAAAGAAATCAGCGATGAATAA GGTCTCTGGTGCTGTGAATGCTATACTACAAAAGCTCTGCACTATTCTTGGTTTACTCAAAGACTTGTTATTGATTGAGAAGTTATCTGATAGTTGTGTTCTACAACTATTAAAGACAAGCTTTACTACTTTTTTGGTGGACAACATTCAGCTCTTGCAACTCAAAGCAATTGGCTTGCTAACTGGG ATATTCTACTCATATACCCAACATAGAACATATATAATAGATGAAATGGTTCAGCTTCTCTGGAAGTTGCCTGTTTCAAAGCGAGCATTAAGAGCGTATCACCTACCTGATGAAGAACAGAGGCAGATCCAGATGATTACAGCTTTGCTGATTCAGTTGGTTCATAGCAGTGCTAACCTTCCTGAAGCTTTAAATCAAACATCAATTGGAAGTCCCATCTTGGAAGTGTCAGTTGATGCTGGTTATTTAACTAAATGCCATGAATCCGTTCAGGATACATGTTGTCATTTCTGGACTCGTGTCCTTCAACGTCTTGCTTCTGTAAAGACTCAAGAGGCCTCTGAGTTGAAACTGATGATTGAGAATCTTGTCACTGATTTACTGACAACATTAAATCTACCTGAATACCCTGCTGCTGCTCCTATTTTAGAG GTTCTTTGTGTTTTACTGCTCCAAAATGCAGGTCTGAAATCTAAGGATACCTCTGTTCGTGCAATGGCAATTGATCTTCTAGGCACAATAGCAGCAAGGTTGAAGCATGATGCTCTCCTCAATAGGAAGGACAAGTTCTGGATATCGGAAGAATTGCTTAGTGGGGATGATACTGATCGTAGTTACCCAAAAGGTGCATGTTCTATTTGTTTTGATGGAAAGGAAGAGAAAGTGTTATATAGGTGTCAAGGTTGTCAAAGATTTTTCCACAGTGATTGTATGGGGGTAAGAGAACAAGAAGGTCCTAACCGTAGTTGGTACTGCCAGTTTTGCATGTGTAAGAAGCAGCTTCTTGTATTGCAATCATACTGTGAATCGCAGTACAAGGATGATGAGAAACCGAAACGTGGTCGCTCAGAAAGTTCTAAATCTTCTGATCCAATTACGAAAGTTGAAATTGTTCAGCAGATGCTTTTGAATCATCTTCAAGATGCTGCTTCTGCTGATGATGCCCATCTTTTTGTTCGATG GTGTTATCTTTGCTTATGGTATAAAGACGGCCCAAaatctcaacaaaatttcaattaCTATGTTTCTAGACTGAGATCAAAAGCAATAGTGCGTGATTCGGGGACTGTTTCTTCACTGTTTTTAAGGGATTCAGTCAAGAAAATTGCTTTAGCACTGGGACAAAATAATTCTTTCTCTAGAGGATTTGACAAGATTCTTTACTTGCTTCTG GTTAGCTTAAGAGAAAACTCCCCTGTTATTAGGGCCAAGGCTTTACGAGCA GTTAGTATTATTGTAGAAGTCGATCCAGAGGTATTAGGTGACAAACGTGTTCAAGTGGCTGTTGAGGGAAGGTTTTGTGACTCTGCAATATCTGTCAGGGAAGCTGCATTGGAACTAGTTGGCAGGCACATTGCTTCACATCCAGATGTTAGTTTAAAG TACTTTGAGAAGGTAGCAGAGAGGATTAAAGATACTGGAGTCAGTGTACGGAAACGAGCAATCAAAATTATTCGAGATATGTGCAATGCGGATCCTAACTTCTCAGGGTTTACAAATGCTTGCATTGAGATTATTTCTCGTGTTAGTGACGATGAATCAAGTATTCAG GATCTTGTTTGTAAGACATTTTATGAGTTCTGGTTTGAAGAACCATCTGGAATGCAGACTCAGTATCCTGGAGATGGTAGTTCCATTCCGTTGGAGGTGGCTAAGAAGACTGAGCAGATTGTTGAAACACTGAGGCAGTTGCCTAATCATCAGTTTCTTGTAACTGTCATTAAACGTAACTTGGTCCTTGATTTTTTCCCTCAATCAGCGAAAGCTGCTGGAATCAACCCTGTCTCCCTTGCTGCGGTACGCAGGCGATGTGAAGTGATGTGCAAGTGCTTATTGGAAAGAATATTGCAGACAGAAGAAACAAGTAATGTGGAAGCAGAAGTTCCTACACTCCCCTATGTGTTGGCCTTGCACGCATTTTGTGTTGTGGACCCATCACTTTGCATGCCAGCTTCAGATCCTTCCCAATTTGTTATCACACTACAGCCTTACCTTAAGAGTCAG GTTGATAACAGAGTTGGTGCACAGTTACTGGAGAGTATAATCTTTGTAATTGATGCCGTTGTGCCGTTGATGCGAAAGTTGCCTCCTAGTGTTGGTGATGAACTAAAACAAGATCTGAAGCACATGATCGTCCGGCATTCTTTTTTGACTGTTGTCCACGCTTGCATCAA GTGTCTTTGTTCAGTGAGTAGAAAGGCAGGGAATACTGGCGATGTTGTTGAGTATCTCATTcagttatttttcaaattattggaTTCCCGGGCAACTGATAACAAGCAG CAAGTGGGGCGCTCTCTCTTCTGTCTTGGATTGCTTATCCGCTACGGAAACTCTTTGTTTGGTGGTTCTAGTAGCAAAAATATCGATGTTGCTAGCAGTATTAGTTTGTTTAAAAAGTACCTTCAAATGGATGATTTTAGCATAAAGGTTAGATCTTTGCAG GCATTAGGTTTTGCTCTAATTGCTAGACCTGAATATATGTTGGAAAAGGACATTGGAAAGATTTTAGAGGCAGCATTAGCAGCGAGTTCTAATGTTCGTCTTAAG ATGCAAATGTTACAAAATTTGTTGGAATATCTTCTTGATGCGGAAAGTCAAATGGAAACGGATAAAGCGAGTGATGATCAAGTTCAGTATACTGTAGAAGGTGGCCACAGTGTACCTGTAGCCGCAGGTGCTGGCGATACTAACATTTGTGGGGGTATAGTCCAGCTGTACTGGGATAATATTCTGGGGAGATGCCTGGACTTTAACGAAGAAGTTCGCCAATCTGCCCTAAAG ATAGTGGAAGTAGTTCTTCGACAAGGTCTTGTTCATCCTATTACTTGTGTCCCATGCCTTATAGCCCTAGAAACGGATCCTCTGGACGTCAACCAAAAGTTGGCTCATCATTTGCTAATGAATATGAATGAGAA ATATCCTGCTTTTTTCGAGAGCCGACTGGGGGATGGGCTTCAGCTGTCATTTATCTTCATGCGCTCAATTAGTGGCAATGCACATGAAAATCCTAATGAAAAATCCCAATCAAAGCTTCCTGGAAATTTGAAAGGGAAATCTGATGCTGGGTCTTTAACACAAGCAAGGTTGGGAGTTTCTAGAATTTACAAGCTCATTCGTGGAAATCGGGTTGCTAGGaacaaattcatgtcctcaatTGTGCGCAAATTTGATACTCCTATCTGGAATGATTCCGTTATACCTTTCTTGAT GTATTGTACGGAAACTCTTGCTTTGTTACCATTTTCATCTCCGGATGAACCACTTTATTTGATCTACACCATAAATCGAGTGATACAAGTCAGAGCAGGGGCTCTTGAGGCAAATTTGAAAACCTTGAGTTCAAATTTACTGCAAACAGATGCTCAGATGATGACTAGTAATAACGGGATAGTTCAGCCGGATTATAGTCAAGCTGCTTATAATCATATGGCTACGCTTGATTTGAACGGAACATTTCAGGAGCCGCCTGTGGTTCAGCCTCCTTTCTTTCACATGACATCAATCGATTTGAATGGTACAATCCAACAAAACTTCAGTTATCAGTCTATTTCACATTATCCTCCTGCAATCGAGACAACAATGCATAAGATGGCCCCTTCTGAACCTCGTGCTCTTTCCaaagatgaaattcaaaaaatccAG gctGACGTTCTTGCCGCTACTGCATTACAGCTTCTTATGAAGCTAAAAAGACatctaaaaattgtttatagcCTGAACGATCAAAGATGCCAG GCCTTTTCTCCAACTGAACCCATAAAACCGGGGGATGTTCTAACGAGGCAGAACGTTCCCTTTGACATCAGTGAAACACAGACAACCTTGCCTAGCACCTATCAAGAATTGGTGCAGAGATATCAG GAATACAAAAACGCGTTGAGGGAAGATGCAATCGATTACTCAACATTCACAGCCAATATCAAAAGGAAGCGACCAACTCCGAGGAAAGGAGGAAAAGCGGTGCGAACGAACGGTGGTGGGGATGAAGACGATGATTACGATGAAGAGTGGACAGGTGGGAGTGGTGTTCGTCGGATGAGTAACAGCGGACGGAAAAGTTACAACATAAGAAGCAGCAGTCGGCAGCGATAG
- the LOC105798125 gene encoding sister chromatid cohesion protein SCC2 isoform X4, producing the protein MPKSSSKKPKIKKKADDTGSSVLPDPSELQDAIIGNFRELLEDFCSRAQIPTDDRDEMEWLSLPVNDVRMLVNEIMSVRAKRLLHLVPVDILVKLLRVLDHQIHRAEGLSIDECEHQDSDVFSLVFCALESIHASLAIMAHNDMPKQLYHEEIIERILEFSRHQITDVMSAYDPSYRALHKPSENGAVEDDDDEEPDAELGSASKKRRSTKTAKAKKSAMNKVSGAVNAILQKLCTILGLLKDLLLIEKLSDSCVLQLLKTSFTTFLVDNIQLLQLKAIGLLTGIFYSYTQHRTYIIDEMVQLLWKLPVSKRALRAYHLPDEEQRQIQMITALLIQLVHSSANLPEALNQTSIGSPILEVSVDAGYLTKCHESVQDTCCHFWTRVLQRLASVKTQEASELKLMIENLVTDLLTTLNLPEYPAAAPILEVLCVLLLQNAGLKSKDTSVRAMAIDLLGTIAARLKHDALLNRKDKFWISEELLSGDDTDRSYPKGACSICFDGKEEKVLYRCQGCQRFFHSDCMGVREQEGPNRSWYCQFCMCKKQLLVLQSYCESQYKDDEKPKRGRSESSKSSDPITKVEIVQQMLLNHLQDAASADDAHLFVRWCYLCLWYKDGPKSQQNFNYYVSRLRSKAIVRDSGTVSSLFLRDSVKKIALALGQNNSFSRGFDKILYLLLVSLRENSPVIRAKALRAVSIIVEVDPEVLGDKRVQVAVEGRFCDSAISVREAALELVGRHIASHPDVSLKYFEKVAERIKDTGVSVRKRAIKIIRDMCNADPNFSGFTNACIEIISRVSDDESSIQDLVCKTFYEFWFEEPSGMQTQYPGDGSSIPLEVAKKTEQIVETLRQLPNHQFLVTVIKRNLVLDFFPQSAKAAGINPVSLAAVRRRCEVMCKCLLERILQTEETSNVEAEVPTLPYVLALHAFCVVDPSLCMPASDPSQFVITLQPYLKSQVDNRVGAQLLESIIFVIDAVVPLMRKLPPSVGDELKQDLKHMIVRHSFLTVVHACIKCLCSVSRKAGNTGDVVEYLIQLFFKLLDSRATDNKQQVGRSLFCLGLLIRYGNSLFGGSSSKNIDVASSISLFKKYLQMDDFSIKVRSLQALGFALIARPEYMLEKDIGKILEAALAASSNVRLKMQMLQNLLEYLLDAESQMETDKASDDQVQYTVEGGHSVPVAAGAGDTNICGGIVQLYWDNILGRCLDFNEEVRQSALKIVEVVLRQGLVHPITCVPCLIALETDPLDVNQKLAHHLLMNMNEKYPAFFESRLGDGLQLSFIFMRSISGNAHENPNEKSQSKLPGNLKGKSDAGSLTQARLGVSRIYKLIRGNRVARNKFMSSIVRKFDTPIWNDSVIPFLMYCTETLALLPFSSPDEPLYLIYTINRVIQVRAGALEANLKTLSSNLLQTDAQMMTSNNGIVQPDYSQAAYNHMATLDLNGTFQEPPVVQPPFFHMTSIDLNGTIQQNFSYQSISHYPPAIETTMHKMAPSEPRALSKDEIQKIQADVLAATALQLLMKLKRHLKIVYSLNDQRCQAFSPTEPIKPGDVLTRQNVPFDISETQTTLPSTYQELVQRYQEYKNALREDAIDYSTFTANIKRKRPTPRKGGKAVRTNGGGDEDDDYDEEWTGGSGVRRMSNSGRKSYNIRSSSRQR; encoded by the exons ATGCCAAAATCGTCTTCCAAGAagccaaaaataaagaaaaaggctGATGACACTGGGTCATCAGTTCTACCAGATCCTTCAGAGCTTCAAG ATGCTATAATTGGGAACTTCCGTGAGCTGCTAGAAGACTTCTGCAGCAGAGCTCAAATTCCTACTGATGATAGGGATGAGATGGAGTGGTTATCATTGCCAGTTAATGATGTTAGAATGCTTGTAAATGAAATTATGTCAGTACGTGCAAAGAGACTTCTACATTTGGTTCCTGTAGATATTCTTGTGAAATTGTTACGGGTTCTAGATCATCAGATACATCGGGCAGAAGGCTTGTCTATTGATGAATGTGAACAT CAAGACTCAGATGTATTCTCATTAGTATTCTGTGCCCTGGAGTCCATTCATGCTTCTTTGGCAATAATGGCACATAATGACATGCCAAAGCAATTATACCATGAAGAG ATTATTGAAAGGATTTTAGAATTCTCTAGGCACCAGATAACAGATGTTATGTCAGCTTATGACCCATCATATCGTGCCTTGCATAAACCAAGTGAAAATGGAGCAGTTGAAG atgatgatgatgaggagCCTGATGCTGAACTGGGGTCTGCTAGCAAGAAAAGACGCAGTACCAAGACTGCTAAAGCAAAGAAATCAGCGATGAATAA GGTCTCTGGTGCTGTGAATGCTATACTACAAAAGCTCTGCACTATTCTTGGTTTACTCAAAGACTTGTTATTGATTGAGAAGTTATCTGATAGTTGTGTTCTACAACTATTAAAGACAAGCTTTACTACTTTTTTGGTGGACAACATTCAGCTCTTGCAACTCAAAGCAATTGGCTTGCTAACTGGG ATATTCTACTCATATACCCAACATAGAACATATATAATAGATGAAATGGTTCAGCTTCTCTGGAAGTTGCCTGTTTCAAAGCGAGCATTAAGAGCGTATCACCTACCTGATGAAGAACAGAGGCAGATCCAGATGATTACAGCTTTGCTGATTCAGTTGGTTCATAGCAGTGCTAACCTTCCTGAAGCTTTAAATCAAACATCAATTGGAAGTCCCATCTTGGAAGTGTCAGTTGATGCTGGTTATTTAACTAAATGCCATGAATCCGTTCAGGATACATGTTGTCATTTCTGGACTCGTGTCCTTCAACGTCTTGCTTCTGTAAAGACTCAAGAGGCCTCTGAGTTGAAACTGATGATTGAGAATCTTGTCACTGATTTACTGACAACATTAAATCTACCTGAATACCCTGCTGCTGCTCCTATTTTAGAG GTTCTTTGTGTTTTACTGCTCCAAAATGCAGGTCTGAAATCTAAGGATACCTCTGTTCGTGCAATGGCAATTGATCTTCTAGGCACAATAGCAGCAAGGTTGAAGCATGATGCTCTCCTCAATAGGAAGGACAAGTTCTGGATATCGGAAGAATTGCTTAGTGGGGATGATACTGATCGTAGTTACCCAAAAGGTGCATGTTCTATTTGTTTTGATGGAAAGGAAGAGAAAGTGTTATATAGGTGTCAAGGTTGTCAAAGATTTTTCCACAGTGATTGTATGGGGGTAAGAGAACAAGAAGGTCCTAACCGTAGTTGGTACTGCCAGTTTTGCATGTGTAAGAAGCAGCTTCTTGTATTGCAATCATACTGTGAATCGCAGTACAAGGATGATGAGAAACCGAAACGTGGTCGCTCAGAAAGTTCTAAATCTTCTGATCCAATTACGAAAGTTGAAATTGTTCAGCAGATGCTTTTGAATCATCTTCAAGATGCTGCTTCTGCTGATGATGCCCATCTTTTTGTTCGATG GTGTTATCTTTGCTTATGGTATAAAGACGGCCCAAaatctcaacaaaatttcaattaCTATGTTTCTAGACTGAGATCAAAAGCAATAGTGCGTGATTCGGGGACTGTTTCTTCACTGTTTTTAAGGGATTCAGTCAAGAAAATTGCTTTAGCACTGGGACAAAATAATTCTTTCTCTAGAGGATTTGACAAGATTCTTTACTTGCTTCTG GTTAGCTTAAGAGAAAACTCCCCTGTTATTAGGGCCAAGGCTTTACGAGCA GTTAGTATTATTGTAGAAGTCGATCCAGAGGTATTAGGTGACAAACGTGTTCAAGTGGCTGTTGAGGGAAGGTTTTGTGACTCTGCAATATCTGTCAGGGAAGCTGCATTGGAACTAGTTGGCAGGCACATTGCTTCACATCCAGATGTTAGTTTAAAG TACTTTGAGAAGGTAGCAGAGAGGATTAAAGATACTGGAGTCAGTGTACGGAAACGAGCAATCAAAATTATTCGAGATATGTGCAATGCGGATCCTAACTTCTCAGGGTTTACAAATGCTTGCATTGAGATTATTTCTCGTGTTAGTGACGATGAATCAAGTATTCAG GATCTTGTTTGTAAGACATTTTATGAGTTCTGGTTTGAAGAACCATCTGGAATGCAGACTCAGTATCCTGGAGATGGTAGTTCCATTCCGTTGGAGGTGGCTAAGAAGACTGAGCAGATTGTTGAAACACTGAGGCAGTTGCCTAATCATCAGTTTCTTGTAACTGTCATTAAACGTAACTTGGTCCTTGATTTTTTCCCTCAATCAGCGAAAGCTGCTGGAATCAACCCTGTCTCCCTTGCTGCGGTACGCAGGCGATGTGAAGTGATGTGCAAGTGCTTATTGGAAAGAATATTGCAGACAGAAGAAACAAGTAATGTGGAAGCAGAAGTTCCTACACTCCCCTATGTGTTGGCCTTGCACGCATTTTGTGTTGTGGACCCATCACTTTGCATGCCAGCTTCAGATCCTTCCCAATTTGTTATCACACTACAGCCTTACCTTAAGAGTCAG GTTGATAACAGAGTTGGTGCACAGTTACTGGAGAGTATAATCTTTGTAATTGATGCCGTTGTGCCGTTGATGCGAAAGTTGCCTCCTAGTGTTGGTGATGAACTAAAACAAGATCTGAAGCACATGATCGTCCGGCATTCTTTTTTGACTGTTGTCCACGCTTGCATCAA GTGTCTTTGTTCAGTGAGTAGAAAGGCAGGGAATACTGGCGATGTTGTTGAGTATCTCATTcagttatttttcaaattattggaTTCCCGGGCAACTGATAACAAGCAG CAAGTGGGGCGCTCTCTCTTCTGTCTTGGATTGCTTATCCGCTACGGAAACTCTTTGTTTGGTGGTTCTAGTAGCAAAAATATCGATGTTGCTAGCAGTATTAGTTTGTTTAAAAAGTACCTTCAAATGGATGATTTTAGCATAAAGGTTAGATCTTTGCAG GCATTAGGTTTTGCTCTAATTGCTAGACCTGAATATATGTTGGAAAAGGACATTGGAAAGATTTTAGAGGCAGCATTAGCAGCGAGTTCTAATGTTCGTCTTAAG ATGCAAATGTTACAAAATTTGTTGGAATATCTTCTTGATGCGGAAAGTCAAATGGAAACGGATAAAGCGAGTGATGATCAAGTTCAGTATACTGTAGAAGGTGGCCACAGTGTACCTGTAGCCGCAGGTGCTGGCGATACTAACATTTGTGGGGGTATAGTCCAGCTGTACTGGGATAATATTCTGGGGAGATGCCTGGACTTTAACGAAGAAGTTCGCCAATCTGCCCTAAAG ATAGTGGAAGTAGTTCTTCGACAAGGTCTTGTTCATCCTATTACTTGTGTCCCATGCCTTATAGCCCTAGAAACGGATCCTCTGGACGTCAACCAAAAGTTGGCTCATCATTTGCTAATGAATATGAATGAGAA ATATCCTGCTTTTTTCGAGAGCCGACTGGGGGATGGGCTTCAGCTGTCATTTATCTTCATGCGCTCAATTAGTGGCAATGCACATGAAAATCCTAATGAAAAATCCCAATCAAAGCTTCCTGGAAATTTGAAAGGGAAATCTGATGCTGGGTCTTTAACACAAGCAAGGTTGGGAGTTTCTAGAATTTACAAGCTCATTCGTGGAAATCGGGTTGCTAGGaacaaattcatgtcctcaatTGTGCGCAAATTTGATACTCCTATCTGGAATGATTCCGTTATACCTTTCTTGAT GTATTGTACGGAAACTCTTGCTTTGTTACCATTTTCATCTCCGGATGAACCACTTTATTTGATCTACACCATAAATCGAGTGATACAAGTCAGAGCAGGGGCTCTTGAGGCAAATTTGAAAACCTTGAGTTCAAATTTACTGCAAACAGATGCTCAGATGATGACTAGTAATAACGGGATAGTTCAGCCGGATTATAGTCAAGCTGCTTATAATCATATGGCTACGCTTGATTTGAACGGAACATTTCAGGAGCCGCCTGTGGTTCAGCCTCCTTTCTTTCACATGACATCAATCGATTTGAATGGTACAATCCAACAAAACTTCAGTTATCAGTCTATTTCACATTATCCTCCTGCAATCGAGACAACAATGCATAAGATGGCCCCTTCTGAACCTCGTGCTCTTTCCaaagatgaaattcaaaaaatccAG gctGACGTTCTTGCCGCTACTGCATTACAGCTTCTTATGAAGCTAAAAAGACatctaaaaattgtttatagcCTGAACGATCAAAGATGCCAG GCCTTTTCTCCAACTGAACCCATAAAACCGGGGGATGTTCTAACGAGGCAGAACGTTCCCTTTGACATCAGTGAAACACAGACAACCTTGCCTAGCACCTATCAAGAATTGGTGCAGAGATATCAG GAATACAAAAACGCGTTGAGGGAAGATGCAATCGATTACTCAACATTCACAGCCAATATCAAAAGGAAGCGACCAACTCCGAGGAAAGGAGGAAAAGCGGTGCGAACGAACGGTGGTGGGGATGAAGACGATGATTACGATGAAGAGTGGACAGGTGGGAGTGGTGTTCGTCGGATGAGTAACAGCGGACGGAAAAGTTACAACATAAGAAGCAGCAGTCGGCAGCGATAG